From one candidate division WOR-3 bacterium genomic stretch:
- a CDS encoding winged helix-turn-helix transcriptional regulator: MNTIDSLEQVIMDFSGLLDLFESDFMKNRKTNDLTIKQLLYLSLIETMPLCTTTAISKKLQVKKPTVSNLISVLEIKDLVRKRLSNEDARIHLIEITVKGKNLLATRKKLHRDFASKILNCLNESEKAQSLKLMKKIYDCNKELLK; this comes from the coding sequence ATGAATACGATTGACAGCCTGGAGCAGGTCATAATGGATTTTTCAGGCCTGCTGGATTTATTTGAAAGCGATTTCATGAAAAACCGAAAAACCAACGACCTGACTATTAAACAGCTTCTGTATCTCTCTCTAATCGAAACCATGCCCCTATGCACCACAACAGCTATTTCCAAAAAACTTCAGGTAAAAAAGCCCACCGTATCAAACCTTATATCTGTTCTTGAAATTAAAGACCTTGTCCGTAAAAGACTGTCGAATGAGGACGCAAGAATTCACTTAATTGAAATCACCGTAAAAGGAAAGAATCTGCTGGCGACAAGGAAAAAACTTCACAGAGATTTCGCCAGTAAAATTTTAAACTGCCTAAATGAATCTGAAAAAGCCCAGTCCTTGAAACTTATGAAAAAAATTTACGATTGCAATAAGGAGCTTTTAAAATGA
- a CDS encoding HD domain-containing protein produces MYKKRSEDFQRSVDFTGEIDRLKSVFRHTYIFDGSRHENSAEHSWHLAVMAMVFEKFSNRPIDVLKVIKMVLIHDLVEIDAGDYILYTDKKDEKRQKEETASKRIFGLLPENLKDEFMDIWLEFEERKTAEARFATAIDRLEPIMQNHATEGKAWRENGIKKDQVIEANQHIAEGSQALWDFALSLIDECSEKLFF; encoded by the coding sequence TTGTATAAAAAACGGAGTGAAGATTTTCAGCGCTCGGTAGATTTCACCGGGGAAATTGACAGGCTAAAATCAGTTTTCAGGCACACCTATATTTTTGACGGATCGAGGCATGAAAATAGCGCTGAGCATTCATGGCACTTGGCAGTTATGGCCATGGTTTTTGAAAAATTCTCAAACAGACCTATCGATGTTTTAAAAGTCATCAAAATGGTCCTGATACACGACTTGGTTGAGATTGACGCAGGTGATTATATTCTTTATACGGACAAAAAAGATGAAAAAAGGCAAAAGGAAGAAACGGCTTCAAAAAGGATTTTCGGGTTGTTACCGGAAAATTTAAAGGATGAATTCATGGATATTTGGCTGGAATTTGAAGAGAGAAAGACCGCAGAAGCGAGATTCGCAACCGCTATAGACAGGCTTGAGCCGATAATGCAAAACCATGCGACAGAAGGCAAAGCATGGAGGGAGAACGGAATAAAAAAAGATCAAGTTATTGAAGCAAACCAACATATAGCCGAAGGATCTCAAGCGCTCTGGGATTTCGCGTTAAGCCTTATTGACGAATGCTCTGAAAAATTATTTTTTTAA
- a CDS encoding 2-dehydropantoate 2-reductase: MKIAILGIGGVGGYLGARLCYFRKQTLPHQIIFIQRGEGLKAIKSGGVTLKTENHEYRVHPDHATDNPAGLGMFSHVFVCVKSYHLDDAVENIRGNIDDKTVIISMLNGINMEEKIRYKFPFTNVLGGCIYVSSQIVKPGLVRQTGSAGKLFMGSENSKEKDHRVVLEMLNESRIKAEFDSCIKKREWDKFLLLSPFSTISAYYDCTSGDIVEDPNKTEELMALMKEIKILAEAQNVAIEDDTLRNNFELLSSFDPATKTSFQRDLISGGKTELDVLAGYVVKQAKTFNLELPNHKKFYAGLLEKIKKISNLDIQKGKQA, translated from the coding sequence ATGAAAATAGCAATATTGGGTATAGGAGGCGTCGGGGGTTATCTCGGCGCGAGGCTGTGCTACTTCAGAAAACAGACGCTCCCCCATCAAATAATCTTTATCCAGAGGGGAGAGGGTTTAAAAGCTATCAAATCTGGGGGGGTGACCCTGAAAACCGAAAATCATGAATACAGAGTACACCCAGACCATGCCACCGACAATCCCGCCGGTCTCGGGATGTTTTCGCATGTATTCGTATGCGTCAAAAGTTATCACCTCGATGACGCCGTTGAAAATATTCGAGGCAACATAGATGATAAAACTGTAATAATTTCAATGCTGAACGGCATAAACATGGAAGAGAAAATACGTTACAAATTTCCATTCACCAATGTCTTGGGCGGATGTATTTATGTGAGCTCTCAGATAGTTAAACCCGGGCTGGTAAGACAAACGGGTTCTGCGGGGAAACTATTTATGGGTTCGGAAAATTCTAAAGAAAAAGACCACAGAGTAGTTTTGGAGATGTTGAACGAATCGAGAATAAAGGCGGAATTCGACAGTTGTATCAAAAAAAGAGAATGGGATAAATTTCTGTTATTATCTCCTTTTTCGACGATTTCGGCTTATTATGACTGCACCTCAGGAGACATTGTCGAAGACCCAAATAAAACGGAAGAATTAATGGCTTTAATGAAGGAGATTAAAATTTTGGCGGAAGCTCAAAATGTAGCAATTGAAGACGATACACTACGAAATAACTTTGAATTATTATCTTCTTTTGATCCGGCGACAAAAACGTCATTTCAAAGAGATCTGATTTCAGGGGGGAAAACCGAACTGGATGTACTGGCTGGATATGTAGTGAAACAAGCGAAAACATTTAATCTTGAATTACCCAATCATAAGAAATTTTATGCCGGGCTCTTGGAGAAAATAAAAAAGATTTCAAATCTTGATATTCAAAAGGGAAAACAGGCATAA
- a CDS encoding efflux RND transporter periplasmic adaptor subunit: MKRYFLLLFTVSCFLSCTQDKDLDVAQNDPKKIMIAVAVNSESVLSVKFSQNISPRRESRLSPAMPGRVEMILVEKGDSVQKGQLLVVLSGEMLTQAQAQFEAAKSDYLRAQNLYENSAISLQQLEKAEALFKSAAAQRDMATRSAYVYAPFKGIITDVSCEEGEIFSFTPEISLSSVEGSGIVTLSAIDSVEITGNVPERYYTKMRKGLEAVIKPDLYSDTAWTGLVSNVGSVIDVSTRTFEVEIVLENPGKILKPGMYAEVSIITDRLISTRIPEEALVTDVAGNGYYVFVVENGKAFQRSVEVSLIENGFVEVLSGLDSGDTVATVGSRTLADKDEVSVIREK; the protein is encoded by the coding sequence TTGAAAAGATATTTTTTGCTTTTGTTTACCGTATCCTGTTTTCTTTCATGTACTCAAGACAAAGATTTGGATGTCGCTCAAAATGATCCGAAGAAGATCATGATCGCAGTCGCAGTGAACAGCGAATCGGTTCTATCGGTGAAGTTTTCTCAAAACATATCACCTAGAAGAGAATCGAGGTTGTCTCCGGCAATGCCTGGCAGGGTCGAGATGATACTCGTTGAAAAAGGCGATTCCGTTCAGAAAGGTCAGCTCCTGGTTGTTCTTTCAGGCGAAATGCTCACTCAGGCTCAAGCTCAATTCGAAGCGGCTAAATCCGATTACCTCCGTGCTCAAAACCTCTACGAGAATTCCGCGATTTCACTTCAGCAGCTTGAAAAAGCGGAAGCCCTTTTCAAAAGCGCTGCCGCGCAAAGAGACATGGCCACCAGGTCGGCATATGTTTACGCCCCCTTCAAGGGAATCATCACGGACGTATCCTGCGAAGAAGGCGAAATCTTCAGTTTCACGCCCGAAATATCTCTATCTTCGGTCGAAGGAAGCGGTATCGTAACTCTTTCCGCCATAGACTCCGTCGAAATCACCGGAAACGTTCCTGAACGTTATTACACAAAAATGCGCAAAGGGTTGGAAGCAGTAATAAAACCTGACCTCTATTCCGACACAGCATGGACCGGCTTGGTTTCAAACGTCGGATCAGTTATTGACGTCTCGACGAGAACATTCGAGGTGGAAATCGTCCTTGAAAATCCCGGTAAAATTCTCAAACCAGGAATGTACGCCGAAGTGTCGATAATTACGGACCGTCTTATTTCGACTCGGATACCCGAAGAAGCTCTCGTCACTGATGTCGCCGGAAACGGCTATTATGTGTTCGTTGTCGAAAACGGGAAAGCCTTCCAAAGATCCGTAGAGGTTTCTTTGATTGAAAACGGTTTCGTCGAAGTGCTTTCTGGTCTTGACAGCGGGGACACGGTAGCGACCGTCGGTTCGAGAACCCTTGCAGACAAAGACGAGGTCTCTGTCATCCGCGAGAAATAA
- the thiM gene encoding hydroxyethylthiazole kinase — translation MIMGNLKKLREKRPLIHHITNFVVMNQTANLTLAIGGQPVMSHALDEVEEMVSYAGCLLLNIGTLTPELVHSMIIAGKKAEELGVPVVFDPVGAGATKLRTESALKILSEVKVSILRANPAEALICAGMEAEIVGVDSKETQDTALEKVREASKILGVVMAVTGKKDIITDSIKTVICTNGHEIMSRVTGTGCSSSTSVSCFAAVEKDLFSAAVCGVSFFSLAGEIAAEKSNGPGSFEVSLSDKIYGVAEEDIKNRLKIEIVKD, via the coding sequence ATGATTATGGGTAATTTAAAAAAATTGAGAGAAAAAAGACCTCTGATTCACCACATCACAAATTTCGTTGTGATGAACCAGACCGCGAATTTAACACTTGCCATTGGTGGTCAACCTGTCATGTCACACGCCCTGGATGAAGTCGAAGAGATGGTGTCCTACGCTGGCTGCCTTTTGCTAAACATAGGAACGCTGACCCCTGAATTAGTCCATTCAATGATAATAGCGGGGAAAAAGGCTGAAGAATTGGGTGTACCGGTCGTTTTTGATCCAGTCGGAGCCGGAGCGACCAAACTCAGGACTGAATCAGCCCTCAAAATTCTTTCGGAAGTAAAGGTGTCAATTCTCAGAGCAAATCCTGCCGAAGCTTTGATTTGCGCCGGAATGGAAGCCGAAATCGTGGGTGTTGATTCAAAAGAAACTCAGGATACAGCGCTTGAAAAAGTCCGCGAAGCCTCAAAAATATTAGGAGTGGTAATGGCTGTCACCGGTAAAAAGGATATTATAACGGATTCAATAAAAACGGTGATTTGCACCAACGGGCACGAAATTATGAGCAGGGTAACCGGCACAGGCTGTTCCTCCTCGACTTCTGTTTCGTGTTTTGCAGCGGTTGAAAAAGATCTTTTTTCAGCGGCTGTCTGCGGAGTGTCATTTTTCTCGCTAGCCGGCGAGATAGCAGCAGAGAAATCAAACGGACCCGGTTCTTTCGAGGTCTCTCTCTCGGATAAGATTTATGGCGTAGCTGAAGAAGACATCAAAAACCGTTTAAAAATAGAGATTGTCAAGGACTGA
- a CDS encoding tetratricopeptide repeat protein, which produces MRGSTPQFLEKKILAGSKSGSFEGSVVSSDIVGFTGLTESLSRHGKKGVRIITFLLDYFYETVFRNTKKFGGQVVSLSGDSYTSVFPGRDSLKNAVRAGSEIKNKIERAKFLTPEGESSVLLRTSATEGSLSWFAFGEKGKEFCVFTGDAVFLSLSAQESTPPGELSVSFDGGGIYETDLEYRIKESIGKRTYLLEDRLKKTIKPVFLRENDFAKSREGRPSSEFRQAGCVFLKIKRVIKENEMSLLSEDIIRMSCDFGGNLNDVEATKDGIVYFILFGAPLSRGSDLRRACEFMLEARERYQGRSFSSCVFGKIFTGYFSAGAKDRYAVNGEAVNLSSRILKTAKKGECLFDAVTTAGLRDKFTFEFFQKRRFKGIRDKVEIQNLLKKEKGGKKLGSEMRKDFISKISGIARETKDRTIILVSGENGMGKSSVLEGLSASVKGKYPVINFKGGEFKKDAFQPFKDFFSETFMVPAGLRPDTGKEMFEVKYAQIVKGFLSRGKKSEKYFELNEELKSLEPFIGCMCGIMKYRSFLEKIDPKKRQEHILLSVIGFLSFFAAEKKCLFLFDDADKFDFATLELIRKMLDYESFKRTVFVFTASGEFSVLGKFHGIKPFHFKLDKLSREKTIFAAETVFGRRIDRKLQKFICRKTLGNPMLIEELCRFMKISGLTVFKKGKLTFSGDEAAISGSMFSVIAGRIDRTVAEYRRILNACAVMGEEFEKEDLLTMINSGSKLVTEKALDYFEKEKLIEISGNKIKFRHSLIRDTVIEMLAQTNFWSEHRCAAAALEKNYGEEGRKQREIAFHYEMAEEYQKAFGRWQKAAIHCRESYDSEEAVFSAEKALYCLEKSPEKNENRVVALMCDIAEDLFNTNSLKQAEFYLTSSLVRYERAGLKDIPLLVGIYMKLGKLSKMKGNFEEAISHFQTAFKLWPRRIQESRKYQVFEEIGDVYSNSENFKKSLRFRKRYLYLIKKSRSGKKDEFEALNSIGSTLINLGEPREAIFYLKKAVQLVKEESAVEDHRFASVLNNLGVAYYYLGEYERSAHYNFKSLEVFMKIYGPKNKEVAFLMNNVGGLLNKMGKYEEARKNLIRASDIYRKVGLGLSPDAIRVYVNLGYNHFSKKNYRRAAECYRRVLKLTKTGAERENTDSAISYSFLGKIEFIKKNYDKALEFFKVSLMIFKKTCGVRSFYAAYVYGSIAQIYLEKSEMKKALKFFERSYILFKENLGEDNGDTLYAAVSLASALEKSGQIAAARKIIEQLKDKKTSDNELRKKIIELTRQY; this is translated from the coding sequence ATGCGCGGTTCAACTCCTCAATTTCTCGAGAAAAAAATACTCGCCGGCTCTAAATCAGGCAGTTTCGAAGGATCTGTTGTCAGCTCCGATATAGTCGGTTTTACTGGCCTGACTGAAAGCCTGTCGAGACACGGGAAAAAAGGCGTCCGAATCATAACTTTTTTGTTGGATTACTTCTACGAAACAGTTTTCAGAAATACAAAAAAGTTCGGCGGTCAAGTCGTCTCTCTTTCAGGCGATTCGTATACTTCGGTTTTTCCCGGCCGGGATTCCTTGAAAAATGCCGTCAGAGCAGGATCAGAAATAAAAAATAAGATTGAGAGGGCAAAGTTTCTGACCCCTGAAGGGGAATCGAGCGTACTGCTCAGAACCTCAGCGACTGAAGGAAGCTTGTCATGGTTTGCGTTCGGGGAAAAGGGGAAAGAATTTTGCGTATTCACGGGAGACGCGGTCTTCTTGAGCCTTTCGGCGCAGGAATCAACGCCTCCGGGCGAATTGAGCGTCAGTTTTGATGGGGGTGGTATTTATGAAACAGATCTTGAATACCGAATTAAAGAAAGCATCGGAAAAAGAACATACTTGCTGGAAGATAGGCTGAAAAAGACAATTAAACCTGTTTTCTTGAGGGAAAACGATTTTGCAAAGTCGAGAGAGGGAAGACCGTCGAGTGAATTCAGGCAAGCCGGGTGTGTCTTCCTGAAAATAAAAAGGGTGATTAAAGAAAATGAAATGAGTCTCTTATCCGAAGACATAATCCGAATGTCATGCGATTTCGGAGGCAACTTAAATGACGTCGAAGCAACGAAGGACGGTATCGTATATTTCATCCTCTTCGGAGCACCGCTTTCGAGGGGCTCTGACCTCAGAAGAGCATGTGAGTTTATGCTCGAGGCGAGAGAAAGGTATCAGGGCAGGTCCTTTTCATCGTGCGTATTCGGAAAAATATTCACCGGTTATTTCTCTGCGGGAGCCAAAGACAGATACGCAGTGAACGGGGAAGCGGTGAACCTGTCCTCGAGAATCTTAAAAACGGCAAAAAAAGGAGAATGCCTTTTTGACGCCGTGACAACCGCCGGGCTGAGAGATAAATTCACTTTTGAGTTTTTCCAAAAACGCAGATTCAAAGGAATCCGTGATAAAGTTGAAATTCAGAACCTTTTAAAGAAAGAAAAAGGAGGGAAGAAACTTGGCTCCGAAATGAGAAAAGATTTTATATCAAAGATATCCGGTATTGCCAGGGAGACTAAGGACAGGACAATTATATTGGTCTCAGGAGAAAACGGGATGGGGAAAAGTTCGGTTCTCGAGGGTTTATCCGCATCGGTTAAAGGAAAGTATCCCGTAATCAATTTCAAAGGCGGCGAATTTAAAAAGGACGCTTTTCAGCCTTTTAAGGATTTTTTTTCTGAGACTTTCATGGTCCCCGCAGGTTTGAGACCTGATACCGGAAAAGAGATGTTTGAAGTGAAGTATGCCCAGATCGTGAAAGGTTTCTTGTCGCGGGGAAAAAAAAGCGAGAAATACTTTGAGTTGAATGAAGAATTAAAATCGCTTGAACCTTTTATCGGCTGTATGTGCGGAATCATGAAATACCGGTCTTTTCTTGAAAAAATAGACCCGAAGAAAAGGCAAGAACATATTCTTCTATCGGTGATTGGTTTTCTGTCTTTTTTCGCGGCAGAAAAAAAGTGCCTGTTCTTATTCGATGACGCAGACAAATTTGACTTTGCGACTTTGGAACTGATCAGAAAAATGCTCGACTATGAATCGTTCAAAAGAACTGTTTTTGTATTTACAGCTTCTGGAGAATTTTCAGTTCTGGGGAAATTCCATGGTATAAAGCCATTTCATTTCAAACTCGACAAACTGAGCAGAGAAAAGACTATATTTGCGGCTGAAACCGTTTTCGGAAGAAGAATAGACAGAAAGCTCCAAAAGTTCATATGCAGAAAGACTTTGGGAAACCCGATGTTAATAGAAGAACTCTGCAGGTTTATGAAAATATCCGGACTTACAGTCTTTAAAAAGGGGAAATTGACGTTTTCGGGTGATGAAGCAGCAATCTCTGGAAGCATGTTTTCTGTAATCGCCGGAAGAATTGACAGAACAGTAGCGGAGTACAGGAGGATTCTCAACGCCTGCGCGGTTATGGGAGAGGAGTTCGAAAAAGAAGATTTGCTCACAATGATAAATAGCGGATCAAAACTTGTAACGGAGAAAGCGTTGGATTATTTTGAGAAAGAAAAATTGATAGAAATTTCAGGAAATAAAATCAAATTCAGGCACAGTTTGATCAGGGATACTGTCATAGAAATGCTGGCTCAGACTAACTTCTGGTCTGAGCACAGGTGTGCGGCGGCGGCGCTTGAAAAGAATTACGGTGAAGAGGGACGTAAACAGAGAGAAATTGCCTTTCATTACGAAATGGCCGAGGAATACCAAAAAGCGTTCGGGCGGTGGCAGAAGGCGGCGATTCATTGCAGAGAGTCATACGATTCGGAAGAAGCGGTTTTTTCTGCCGAAAAAGCCCTGTATTGTCTTGAAAAAAGCCCTGAAAAAAACGAAAATCGAGTAGTCGCTTTGATGTGCGACATCGCAGAAGATCTTTTTAACACTAATTCACTGAAACAGGCCGAGTTTTACCTTACTTCTTCGCTCGTAAGATACGAGAGGGCAGGACTCAAAGACATCCCTCTTCTTGTCGGAATCTATATGAAGTTGGGTAAGCTCAGCAAAATGAAGGGAAATTTTGAAGAAGCGATATCTCATTTTCAAACCGCCTTTAAGCTTTGGCCTCGGAGAATACAAGAAAGCAGAAAATATCAAGTTTTTGAGGAAATCGGAGATGTTTACTCGAATTCGGAAAATTTCAAAAAATCCCTGAGATTCAGAAAGAGGTATTTATACTTGATAAAAAAAAGCAGGTCTGGAAAAAAGGATGAATTTGAAGCGTTGAACAGCATAGGATCCACGCTCATAAACCTAGGCGAACCAAGGGAAGCTATTTTCTATCTTAAAAAAGCAGTCCAGCTCGTAAAAGAAGAGAGCGCTGTCGAAGACCACAGGTTTGCCTCCGTTTTGAACAACCTCGGGGTGGCGTATTATTACCTGGGAGAATATGAAAGATCAGCGCATTACAATTTCAAATCGCTTGAAGTGTTTATGAAAATCTACGGTCCGAAAAACAAAGAAGTGGCTTTTCTCATGAACAACGTAGGCGGTCTGCTGAACAAAATGGGAAAATACGAAGAGGCGAGGAAAAATCTCATAAGAGCGTCGGATATTTACAGAAAAGTGGGTTTAGGTTTATCTCCCGACGCTATAAGAGTTTATGTCAATCTCGGCTACAACCATTTCTCGAAGAAAAACTACAGAAGGGCGGCCGAGTGTTACAGGAGAGTATTAAAACTTACCAAAACAGGGGCAGAAAGAGAAAACACCGATTCAGCAATATCATACAGCTTTCTCGGTAAAATTGAGTTTATAAAAAAAAACTACGACAAGGCTCTTGAATTCTTTAAAGTATCTCTGATGATATTCAAAAAAACCTGCGGGGTCAGAAGCTTTTATGCTGCGTATGTCTACGGATCAATTGCACAGATTTATTTGGAGAAATCCGAAATGAAAAAGGCGTTAAAGTTTTTTGAACGTTCCTATATACTGTTTAAAGAAAATCTGGGAGAGGATAACGGAGACACTTTATACGCGGCAGTGTCTCTCGCGTCGGCTCTTGAGAAATCAGGACAAATTGCAGCGGCGAGGAAAATTATCGAGCAATTGAAAGACAAAAAAACATCGGATAATGAGCTCAGAAAAAAGATAATTGAACTTACACGTCAATATTGA
- a CDS encoding TolC family protein, with product MMFTLILSIILSLQPQIVIFDFDEFIWAGLDFSHEINSAEIAEDIARNSEAAAFGNMLPRISFNFSYTKTDKPLGVGLSVPSLPVLSAVNPQEIIGFTPAIDTYLNLTKDDFKTASITLVQPLFWGGKIYKNYRIQNLVRQTASEYTDIAQQNTVFQCVVAFASYQRAKSLLASAQSYEQAIACHLRDVENLYKSGVVIENDLEKTRIYHQDALLSIQAAENALKLAQMNVCRLSGLDMSTEIIFSDSLPELSVPELDQNRLVEYGMNNRNELTVAELNLSVADERKDISFLRFVPDVTLFGTLRANNPDFELEDKWETGWVLGVDLSYTLFEGFGRIAQVSASSSSQAQARENIIVVCEMIELEIRNGVLDLELSKSKLSTTKEKYLSSLEYLELSKLRFTSGVITNSELLDAYLLLSEAETDLISAKADLVVSFAKLKASLGTLYPSDVFSEITEVNN from the coding sequence ATGATGTTCACCCTGATACTTTCTATTATCCTTTCCTTGCAGCCCCAAATTGTGATTTTCGATTTCGACGAATTTATTTGGGCTGGTCTCGATTTCAGCCATGAAATAAACAGCGCCGAAATCGCTGAAGACATCGCCAGAAATTCCGAAGCCGCGGCGTTCGGGAATATGCTGCCGAGAATATCTTTTAATTTCAGTTACACGAAAACCGACAAACCTTTAGGCGTAGGTCTATCAGTTCCATCTCTTCCCGTGCTGTCGGCCGTGAATCCTCAGGAAATCATCGGATTCACACCTGCGATAGACACATACTTGAATTTAACCAAGGATGATTTTAAAACAGCTTCAATAACACTCGTACAGCCTCTTTTCTGGGGAGGGAAGATTTACAAGAATTACAGGATACAAAACCTTGTAAGGCAAACCGCGTCCGAATACACCGACATTGCCCAGCAGAACACAGTCTTTCAATGCGTTGTCGCTTTCGCATCGTATCAAAGGGCTAAAAGCCTTCTTGCATCCGCTCAAAGTTATGAACAAGCTATCGCCTGCCACTTAAGAGACGTTGAAAACCTATATAAAAGCGGGGTTGTAATAGAGAACGATCTTGAAAAAACCCGAATATATCACCAAGACGCCCTTCTTTCAATTCAAGCAGCTGAAAACGCCCTAAAGCTCGCGCAGATGAATGTCTGCAGGCTTTCAGGCCTTGACATGTCGACAGAAATAATCTTTTCCGATTCACTGCCGGAGCTGTCAGTACCGGAACTCGACCAAAACCGTCTTGTAGAATACGGAATGAACAACAGAAATGAGTTGACTGTCGCCGAACTCAATCTATCGGTTGCCGATGAAAGGAAAGATATATCTTTTTTGAGATTTGTGCCTGACGTGACTCTCTTCGGGACTTTAAGGGCGAACAATCCCGACTTTGAACTTGAGGACAAATGGGAAACAGGTTGGGTTCTGGGAGTAGATTTAAGCTACACTTTATTTGAAGGTTTCGGAAGGATCGCCCAGGTTTCTGCTTCATCTTCTTCCCAGGCTCAGGCCAGGGAAAACATCATCGTCGTCTGTGAAATGATAGAACTTGAAATAAGGAACGGCGTACTCGATCTCGAACTCTCCAAAAGCAAGCTTTCGACGACAAAAGAGAAGTATTTGTCCTCGCTTGAATACCTCGAACTGTCGAAGTTGCGTTTTACCAGCGGTGTCATAACCAATTCAGAACTTCTCGATGCCTACCTTCTTCTAAGCGAGGCTGAAACCGACCTGATATCAGCCAAAGCCGACCTTGTAGTAAGTTTTGCAAAACTGAAAGCCAGCCTGGGAACTCTTTATCCATCTGATGTATTTTCAGAAATTACGGAGGTGAATAATTGA